From Cucumis melo cultivar AY chromosome 3, USDA_Cmelo_AY_1.0, whole genome shotgun sequence:
TTGAAGGTCTTGGGATTGGGGGTGAGACATCCATAGAAGAGTATATAATAGGTCCTGCTGAAGAAATTGATGGGGACATAGctgatcaaaaagataaaattagattatatggACCTGGAGAAGGCCTATCTTGGGTTGCTAAGCCTGTCACAGGACAGAGTTCTCTCGTGCTTGCATCTCGGCAAGGAAGTTTGGTCAATAGAAGTATGCTTATGGACCCACTTGTCACCCTTTTTGGTAGTGTTCATGAGAAGCTCCCGGAGTCTGGAAGCATGGTTTTCCCAAACTTTGGCAGCATGTTCAGCACGGCTGAACCTCATGTGAAAAATGAGCAGTGGGACGAGGAGAGCCAGAGAGGAGATGACTATGCATCAGAGGCTGGTGGAGTGGACTCAGATGACAATCTGCATAGTCCACTGATTTCGCGCCAAACAACCAGCATGGATAAAGATATCGTTCCCCCTCCTTCCCATGGTAGTATCTTCAGTGTGAGGCGCCACAGCAGTCTCATGCAAGGAAATATTGAGGGGGTCGGTAATACTGGGATTGGTGGGGGCTGGCAGTTGGCATGGAAATGGTCTGAGAAAGGAGAGGATGGCAAGGAGGGCGGATTTAAACGTATTTATTTGCACCCAGAGGATGTTCCTGGGTCCCGACGTGGATCTATTCTTTCTCTTCCTGGAGAAGATGTCCATGCAGATGGTGAGGTCATCCAGGCTGCAGCATTGGTCAGCCAGCCTGCTCTTGTCTCTAAAGAACTTAAAGATCAGCGCCCAGTTGGCCCTGCAATGGTTCATCCATCtgaaactgtttcaaagactCCAATATGGTCTGCTTTACTCGAACCAGGCGTTAAGCATGCTCTAATTGTAGGAATTGGAATTCAGATTCTTCAACAGGTACTAAAATACTTGCTATTGGTTTTACATATTAGTGCACGTCATTTTCTTGCTGGTTTCAAGTGAGGCAAAAGCTGGTTC
This genomic window contains:
- the LOC103502610 gene encoding monosaccharide-sensing protein 2-like isoform X2, translating into MLEAKKVLQRLRGIEDVSGEMALLVEGLGIGGETSIEEYIIGPAEEIDGDIADQKDKIRLYGPGEGLSWVAKPVTGQSSLVLASRQGSLVNRSMLMDPLVTLFGSVHEKLPESGSMVFPNFGSMFSTAEPHVKNEQWDEESQRGDDYASEAGGVDSDDNLHSPLISRQTTSMDKDIVPPPSHGSIFSVRRHSSLMQGNIEGVGNTGIGGGWQLAWKWSEKGEDGKEGGFKRIYLHPEDVPGSRRGSILSLPGEDVHADGEVIQAAALVSQPALVSKELKDQRPVGPAMVHPSETVSKTPIWSALLEPGVKHALIVGIGIQILQQFSGINGVLYYTPQILEEAGVEVLLSNMGIGSESASFLISAFTTFLMLPCIGVAMRLMDISGRRRLLLATIPVLIVSLLVLVVFELITVSTIVNAAISTICVVVYFCIFVMGYGPIPNILCSEIFPTRVRGLCIAICAMVFWTGDIIVTYSLPVMLSAIGLAGVFGIYAVVCIISWIFVYLKVPETKGMPLEVIAEFFSVGARQAAKGSIN